The genomic DNA ATAGCCGTTGACAATTGGAATGAAATAGACAGTCCAAGGTATAATGATTTTTGGAGTCAAAATATAAATACACAAGGACAAAAAGTTCAAAACGGGACTTATAATGGAAAAGACTATCGTTTCTTGGTGCTACGAAAAGCAGTATTATATCCTCAAAAAACAGGGAAGTTAAATATAGAACCACTAAGTCTGGATATTGCCTTGCGTGTGCCTTCCAATAGACGAGATATTTTTGGAAGCCTTTTAATGACACGTGTTAATAAAACGGTTTCCGCGGGCAATAAGACAATTCATGTTAAGCCATTGCCAGAAGCAGGTAAACCAGTAGATTTTGCAGGAGCTGTTGGTGATTTTAAGCTCGATGTCATAACCTCAAAAAGAGTCTTAGATGCATCGGAGTCATTTCAAGTAAAAGTAGCTGTTAAAGGAAATGGGAACCTAAAGCTTTTTAAGTTGCCTAAAATATCATTGCCAAGCTCTTTAGAAGTTTATGAGCCAGAGCATAAAGAGCAAGTAAAAACAAATCTATCTGGGATGAGAGGAAGTATTTCAGATAGTTATACCGTTGTACCGCAATACAAAGGCAAGTATCCAATACCTAGTATTTCCTTTTCATATTTCGATTTAAAAACAGAAACTTATAAGCGATTATCATCCGACGAAATTGTAATTGATGTTTTAAATGGTCCTACAAATAATGCCTCCAGCGGAACTTCTAATGGAAACCCAATAAGCAATGCTAAACAACGTGTGGTTTTAAACAACGATCAATTCGCTTTTATTAAAACCAAGACAGATTTTATTAGCACCAAATCAACGTATTTCTTTAAAACAAATTTGTTTTGGAGTCTGTTATTATTTCCTTTTTTACTAATTCCTTTAGCCATAATCGTTCGTAAGAAAAAAGCGAGCAGAGATGCCGATGTATATGGCAATAGAATTAGAAAAGCAGATAGGTTAGCAAAGAAGTATTTGAGCAATGCTAAAAAATCACTTGGAAAAAAAGAAGCCTTTTATATAGCCTTGGAGAAAGCATTACATAATTATTTAAAGGCCAGATTGCATATAGAAACTAACGATTTAAGTAAAGATAAAATTAATAGTTTACTAAAAGAAAAACAGGTTGATGACGGAGTAATAAAAGATTTTATTGCTATTGTAGAAAATTGTGAATTAGCAAGATATACACCAATAGATATTGTTACAATGCAGGACGATTATGAAAAGGCAGCAAAAACAATTTCTTTAATAGATAAACAAGCACGTTAAGATGAAAAAAGTTCTTTACATAGTATCGTTTTTGTTGAGCTTAACTGCTTTTTCTCAAAATCAAGCATTATTTGAAAAAGCCAATGCCTTATATAATGAAGGTAAATACGCCGAAGCGATAGATAATTATAATGCTATTTTAGATACAGGGAAACATTCGGCCGATTTGTATTTTAATCTGGCAAATGCACATTATAAACTAAACAACATTGCACCAAGTATCTATTTTTACGAAAAAGCATTGCAATTAGCACCAGATGACGGTGATATTAAAAATAACTTGTCATTTGCTCAAAACATGACCATTGATGCTATTGATGTTATTCCAGAAGCTGGATTTTCTAAACTCATAAAAAGTATGACCAATATGATGAGTTTTGATAATTGGGCAAGAACGGCTGTAGGTCTGGTATTTTGTTTTGTCATTTTAGTGCTCGTTTATTACTTTGCTTATTCAACGTTAAGGAAACGTTTAGCGTTTATGGGAAGTTTAGCCTCATTAGTTTTATTATGTGTATCACTTGCATTTGCATTTCATAAATACAACTTAGATAAAAAAGATAATCCTGCAATTATTTTTGTGCAAGAAAGTAAAGTAAAAAGCGATCCAAACCCTAAAAGTGAAGAGTCTTTTAGATTACATGAAGGCACTAAAATACAGGTGTTAGAGTCGTATAACAACTGGCAGAAAATCAAACTTGCTGATGGTAAAATGGGCTGGGTAAAATCAGAAGACATAAAGTTGCTGAATAATATTTAACTTTTCGCTAACAAAAAATAGTATATATTTGTTTTTCATATTTTTTTAATAGAATGTTTAGAAATATAGTTGCAGTATGCTTTTCAATAATCTTTCTGGTGTTTTTAACAGCACCGACGATTATTACTATAGTAGACGATTCTATTGATGTCTCTTTCTTTTTTGCTTCATCTGAAGAAGAAGAAAAAGGCGGTAAAAAAGATAAAGATGTAGAGATTTTGGTTTTTGATCTTAATATGAGCGAATTAGATTTTGTTTCAAACGAATCGGAAAATGATTTAGAGTATTATTCCAAAAACTATCCTAAACCTCATTTAAATCTTATTTCTCCTCCCCCAGAATTACACATATTATAATTTAAATTTTATTGGCTTTTAAAGCCATTCTATCAACTTAATCACTCTTTGATTTTCATCAAGGAGAAAAATTTATTGTAATATGTTTAAAACTATTAAGAATGACTTACCAGCGAGTATAGTCGTATTTTTTGTTGCACTACCATTATGTTTAGGTATTGCATTAGCAAGTGGAGCCCCCCTTTTTTCAGGATTAATAGCAGGAATTATAGGAGGTGTTGTTGTTGGAGCTTTAAGTGGCTCAAAAATTGGAGTTAGCGGACCAGCTGCAGGTTTAGCAGCTATTGTTTTAACAGCTATAGGAACCTTAGGAGGATATCAAAACTTCTTGGTAGCTGTTGTATTAGGAGGTGCTATTCAACTATTATTCGGCGTTTTAAAAGCAGGGATTATTGGATACTATTTCCCGTCTTCAGTAATTAAGGGGATGTTAACAGGTATTGGAATTATCATTATTTTAAAGCAAATACCTCATTTTTTTGGCTATGATGCCAATCCCGAAGGTGATTTATTTTTCTTTGAAGTAGACAGTAAAGGAACCTTTTCAGAACTAATAGGTACTGTAAACCATATAAAGCTAGGTTCTGCTTTAATTGGTATAATAGGATTAGCTATTTTAATACTTTGGGATAAAGTATTATCTAAAAAAGGAAAGATATTTCAATTAGTACAAGGACCACTTGTAGCTGTTGTGGTTGGAATTATTTTTTATGTTATTACATCATCAAATGAAGTTTTAGCAATATCGCAATCACATTTAGTGAGTGTGCCAGTTCCAGAAGATGCTTCATCATTTTTTGGACAATTCAGTTTTCCTAATTTTAGTGTTATTACTAATCCAGAAGTATGGATTGTTGCATTTACAATTGCCTTAGTAGCAAGTTTAGAAACTTTACTGTGCGTAGAAGCGACCGATAAGTTAGATCCTAACAAGAATGTAACGCCTACTAATAGAGAATTGTTAGCTCAAGGTACAGGTAATATTCTTTCAGGGCTAGTTGGAGGTTTACCAATAACACAAGTAATTGTTAGGAGTTCGGCAAATATTCAATCAGGTGGTGTATCAAAAATGTCAGCAATTGTTCATGGGTTTTTCTTATTAATTTCGGTTGTTTTAATTCCTAGATTATTAAACATGATTCCGTTATCTGTATTAGCTGCAGTATTATTGGTTGTTGGATATAAATTAGCAAAGCCTTCTTTGTTTAAAAAAATGTTTAATTTAGGATGGAAACAATCCATACCGTTTACAGTAACAGTTTTGGGAATTGTTTTCATCGATCTTTTATATGGAATAGGACTTGGATTAGGTGTTGGCATTATCGTTATCCTTATTAAAAGCTATCAAAACTCACATTTTCTACATATAGAAGATAAAAGTAATGGAAAGCATAAAATAAAAATGACATTTGCCGAAGAGGTTACGTTTTTTAATAAAGGAGCAATCCTTAAAGAATTAGATAGCCTACCAAGGGATACCTATTTAGAATTGGATGTTAGAAAAACAAGATATTTAGATAATGATATTATTGAGATTTTAGAAGATTTTGCATTTAAAGCGAATGAAAGAGATATTGATATTAAATTGATTTCAGAACGTGGTATGGTTGAAAATCCATCAAGCTTTATTGAGTTTTTTAAATTGAGACCCAAAGCAACTTAAATCTAAAAACCATGAAAAATAATATAAATAAATATAAGATATTAGTCCTTTCAGATTTAAAAAAATCGACAAATGCAACATTAAAAAGCACAGTCAGTTTAGCTAAAATGATAAATGGAGACATAGATTTTTTCCATGTTAAAAAGCCTAGTGACGTTGTAGAAAAAGAAAGTCAATTATCGGCTATGCGTACTATAAATAAAGAGCATTTTGCAATTGAAAAGGAAATACAAGATTTAATAACACCGATTTCCAAAGATTACGGAGTAAACATAAATTATTCATTTACCTATGGAAATGTAAAGGATGAAATGCGTAAATACATCAAACTTAATAAACCCGACATCATTGTTTTAGGTAAAAGAAAATCTAAAGCACTTAATTTTATAAGTTACGGCATTACAAATTTTATTCTTAAAGAACATGACGGTGTAATAATGCTGGCAGATAATGATAATGTATTGGAGCCAAATAAAGACATATCACTTGGTTTACTAAACGGGGTTGAAGAATCATTTAATCTAGAATTTATTGAGGACTTGATCAATCATACACAAAAGCCTTTGAAATCTTTTAGAATTGGTAAAAGCCATTCAGATACAAGCACAAAAATGAATAAGCATATCAATAAAAAAATGATTGAATATGTCTTTGAAGCAAGTGATAATACCACTGATAACCTTTCTAATTATGTATCAAAAAATAATATTAACTTATTATGCGTAAATAGAGACAAGAAAAATACCGTAAAAAACGAAAACACATCAGGATCTGATATTAAAACTTTTATGGGGAAG from Flavivirga abyssicola includes the following:
- a CDS encoding BatD family protein encodes the protein MKIIKHISIILLLLTTSIASAQVKFEAKVSKQKLGINERLRIDFEMNKDGDNFNPPNFSNFTVVGGPNQSVSNSWINGVRTYKKTYSYFLAPKKRGNFTIKQATITIDGETYKTLPINIQVTAAVDKPKDPNDANFIASENIHLVAEVSKTNPYLNEAITVVYKLYVSPTIAVDNWNEIDSPRYNDFWSQNINTQGQKVQNGTYNGKDYRFLVLRKAVLYPQKTGKLNIEPLSLDIALRVPSNRRDIFGSLLMTRVNKTVSAGNKTIHVKPLPEAGKPVDFAGAVGDFKLDVITSKRVLDASESFQVKVAVKGNGNLKLFKLPKISLPSSLEVYEPEHKEQVKTNLSGMRGSISDSYTVVPQYKGKYPIPSISFSYFDLKTETYKRLSSDEIVIDVLNGPTNNASSGTSNGNPISNAKQRVVLNNDQFAFIKTKTDFISTKSTYFFKTNLFWSLLLFPFLLIPLAIIVRKKKASRDADVYGNRIRKADRLAKKYLSNAKKSLGKKEAFYIALEKALHNYLKARLHIETNDLSKDKINSLLKEKQVDDGVIKDFIAIVENCELARYTPIDIVTMQDDYEKAAKTISLIDKQAR
- a CDS encoding SulP family inorganic anion transporter, producing MFKTIKNDLPASIVVFFVALPLCLGIALASGAPLFSGLIAGIIGGVVVGALSGSKIGVSGPAAGLAAIVLTAIGTLGGYQNFLVAVVLGGAIQLLFGVLKAGIIGYYFPSSVIKGMLTGIGIIIILKQIPHFFGYDANPEGDLFFFEVDSKGTFSELIGTVNHIKLGSALIGIIGLAILILWDKVLSKKGKIFQLVQGPLVAVVVGIIFYVITSSNEVLAISQSHLVSVPVPEDASSFFGQFSFPNFSVITNPEVWIVAFTIALVASLETLLCVEATDKLDPNKNVTPTNRELLAQGTGNILSGLVGGLPITQVIVRSSANIQSGGVSKMSAIVHGFFLLISVVLIPRLLNMIPLSVLAAVLLVVGYKLAKPSLFKKMFNLGWKQSIPFTVTVLGIVFIDLLYGIGLGLGVGIIVILIKSYQNSHFLHIEDKSNGKHKIKMTFAEEVTFFNKGAILKELDSLPRDTYLELDVRKTRYLDNDIIEILEDFAFKANERDIDIKLISERGMVENPSSFIEFFKLRPKAT
- a CDS encoding SH3 domain-containing protein; the encoded protein is MKKVLYIVSFLLSLTAFSQNQALFEKANALYNEGKYAEAIDNYNAILDTGKHSADLYFNLANAHYKLNNIAPSIYFYEKALQLAPDDGDIKNNLSFAQNMTIDAIDVIPEAGFSKLIKSMTNMMSFDNWARTAVGLVFCFVILVLVYYFAYSTLRKRLAFMGSLASLVLLCVSLAFAFHKYNLDKKDNPAIIFVQESKVKSDPNPKSEESFRLHEGTKIQVLESYNNWQKIKLADGKMGWVKSEDIKLLNNI
- a CDS encoding universal stress protein; translation: MKNNINKYKILVLSDLKKSTNATLKSTVSLAKMINGDIDFFHVKKPSDVVEKESQLSAMRTINKEHFAIEKEIQDLITPISKDYGVNINYSFTYGNVKDEMRKYIKLNKPDIIVLGKRKSKALNFISYGITNFILKEHDGVIMLADNDNVLEPNKDISLGLLNGVEESFNLEFIEDLINHTQKPLKSFRIGKSHSDTSTKMNKHINKKMIEYVFEASDNTTDNLSNYVSKNNINLLCVNRDKKNTVKNENTSGSDIKTFMGKLNVSFLVTRG